Proteins from a genomic interval of Kribbella aluminosa:
- a CDS encoding alpha/beta hydrolase, whose protein sequence is METWSLLGGWFPVTVQVVAGGVLLVAVGWRDRWWRWRVLPVIVGVTVILAVLAAYPGAKAVRQVDPVPFLVWFWLGATVGALLVLVVGWRSARWWRRGTALVAVGLAAFAGANGINQFVGYYPTLGAAFSDWTHKPLPGETSLPGAVRAAGAAHVPAAGKLVAVDIPATYSHFKHRQELVYLPPIWFVGHRRPTLPVVELVGGERGGPGDWVRLGNAIQVADAYAHLHRGYAPILVFADATGHFDNDTECVNGPRGNAADHLAKDIPKYVEKTFGASSNPQQWAVGGFSMGGTCALDLVVEYPHVFNHFVDVSGDLAPYTGTPAQTLQDLYGGNVAVQHANEALRVMRAHGRYTNVTGLFLTSTEEVRHQHQAQELSRAAAAVGIKSLVEITPGTHTWQFAAPAFGNAFPWLVDQLTHRAPA, encoded by the coding sequence GTGGAGACGTGGTCGCTGCTCGGGGGATGGTTTCCGGTGACGGTGCAGGTCGTCGCCGGTGGGGTGTTGCTGGTTGCGGTGGGGTGGCGGGACCGGTGGTGGCGGTGGCGGGTGCTGCCCGTGATCGTCGGCGTGACGGTGATTCTGGCGGTGCTCGCGGCGTATCCGGGGGCCAAGGCGGTTCGGCAGGTGGATCCGGTGCCGTTCTTGGTGTGGTTCTGGCTGGGGGCGACGGTTGGGGCGTTGCTGGTGCTGGTGGTGGGGTGGCGGAGTGCGCGGTGGTGGCGGCGCGGTACGGCGTTGGTCGCGGTGGGGCTTGCGGCGTTTGCGGGTGCGAACGGGATCAACCAGTTCGTCGGCTACTACCCGACGCTCGGTGCGGCGTTCAGCGACTGGACGCACAAGCCGCTGCCTGGTGAGACGTCGCTTCCGGGTGCGGTGCGTGCTGCGGGGGCGGCGCACGTCCCAGCGGCGGGGAAGCTGGTGGCGGTGGACATCCCGGCGACGTACAGCCACTTCAAGCACCGGCAGGAGCTGGTGTACCTGCCACCGATCTGGTTCGTCGGTCATCGGCGGCCGACCTTGCCGGTCGTCGAGCTGGTCGGTGGTGAGCGCGGCGGCCCGGGCGACTGGGTGCGGCTCGGGAACGCCATCCAGGTCGCTGACGCCTATGCGCATCTGCACCGGGGATACGCGCCGATCCTGGTGTTCGCCGACGCGACAGGTCATTTCGACAACGACACGGAGTGCGTGAACGGCCCGCGCGGGAATGCCGCCGACCACCTGGCCAAGGACATCCCGAAGTACGTCGAGAAGACCTTCGGGGCCTCCAGCAACCCGCAGCAGTGGGCGGTCGGCGGGTTCTCGATGGGCGGTACCTGCGCGCTGGACCTGGTGGTCGAGTACCCGCACGTGTTCAACCACTTCGTCGACGTCTCCGGCGATCTCGCGCCGTACACCGGGACACCCGCCCAGACCCTGCAGGACCTGTACGGCGGGAACGTCGCCGTACAGCACGCCAACGAGGCACTCCGGGTGATGCGCGCGCACGGCCGCTATACCAACGTGACCGGGCTGTTCCTCACCAGCACCGAGGAGGTCCGCCACCAGCACCAGGCACAAGAGCTGTCGAGGGCGGCGGCAGCGGTCGGGATCAAGTCCCTCGTCGAGATCACGCCGGGCACCCACACCTGGCAGTTCGCGGCCCCCGCGTTCGGCAACGCGTTCCCGTGGCTGGTCGATCAACTCACCCACCGGGCGCCCGCGTAA
- a CDS encoding Gfo/Idh/MocA family protein: MCRVGIIGIENSHTDHFLRHLNEEQRFPGARVTAIVRGDADRVDQLRSRGPLEVLDSPKDLAGVVDAAIVCSRDGALHPQQAEPLLQAGIPVLIDKPLATTTAEAEALVAGSARAGAQLLSASAVRFTPEISELTALTDQVGPLQAVSVTGPADPDSPYSGIFFYGIHTVETALLLAGAADQLPDLERLTVHQEPSAIVATTSVGGVLVTMRFVVPDEHGQVPFHAEVVGRHGSGARDLTLGADYNLPLLTRFMAVVGGEVPQTDGLSLVTPIAVTERIRAQLQQAKELS; the protein is encoded by the coding sequence ATGTGCCGCGTCGGCATCATCGGCATCGAAAACAGCCATACCGATCATTTCCTTCGGCACCTGAACGAGGAGCAGCGCTTCCCGGGCGCACGCGTCACCGCGATCGTCCGTGGCGACGCGGACCGCGTCGACCAGCTCCGCTCTCGCGGACCACTCGAGGTTCTCGACAGCCCGAAAGATCTCGCCGGCGTGGTCGACGCGGCCATTGTCTGCAGCCGGGACGGCGCCTTGCATCCACAGCAAGCTGAGCCGTTGCTGCAAGCGGGCATCCCGGTACTGATCGACAAGCCGCTGGCCACGACAACCGCCGAAGCAGAAGCGCTGGTGGCTGGAAGCGCCAGAGCAGGGGCTCAACTGCTGTCCGCCTCGGCTGTGAGATTCACACCGGAGATCTCCGAGCTGACCGCGCTCACCGACCAGGTGGGGCCGTTACAAGCGGTCTCCGTGACCGGCCCAGCGGACCCGGACAGCCCGTATTCGGGGATCTTCTTCTACGGCATCCACACCGTGGAAACCGCGCTGCTGCTTGCCGGAGCCGCGGACCAGCTCCCCGATCTCGAGCGGCTGACGGTTCACCAGGAGCCGTCGGCAATCGTCGCGACGACCTCGGTCGGCGGCGTCCTGGTCACCATGCGGTTCGTCGTTCCGGACGAGCACGGTCAGGTTCCGTTTCACGCGGAGGTGGTCGGACGGCACGGGTCCGGGGCGCGCGATCTGACCCTCGGCGCGGACTACAACCTTCCCCTGCTGACCCGATTCATGGCCGTCGTCGGCGGCGAAGTACCGCAGACCGACGGGCTCAGCCTCGTCACGCCGATCGCGGTGACCGAACGAATCCGTGCACAACTGCAGCAGGCCAAGGAGCTCAGCTGA
- a CDS encoding phosphogluconate dehydrogenase C-terminal domain-containing protein, translated as MSAHQETIVVIGAGGRMGMRVSANLGTSPYDALYCETSAAGVERVTAAGRAVTAAVEAVPLADVVVLATPDTVLGEVSHELVPLMRDGTVLLTLDPAAAYAGLLATRAGVVQAVAHPCHPSVFLERTSAEQWADTFGGISAPQDVVAAVDEAAGRDRVEAVVRAIYGPVLDVHWVTVKQLAVLEPTLVETVACMVGTLLKDALHETVHTVGVPEPAARAILYGHVQIALTNALRGSHAFSEACEIAIAYGRETIIKDDWKRIFDDAELDRVVTRMLRI; from the coding sequence ATGAGTGCGCACCAGGAGACGATCGTCGTCATCGGAGCAGGCGGCCGGATGGGCATGCGGGTCTCCGCGAATCTCGGCACCAGCCCGTACGACGCTTTGTACTGCGAGACGTCGGCGGCCGGCGTCGAGCGGGTGACCGCCGCGGGACGTGCGGTGACTGCTGCCGTCGAGGCCGTGCCGCTGGCGGATGTCGTCGTACTCGCGACACCGGACACCGTGCTCGGTGAGGTCTCGCACGAACTCGTTCCGCTGATGCGGGACGGCACGGTTCTCCTCACGCTCGATCCGGCCGCGGCGTACGCGGGGTTGCTCGCGACTCGCGCGGGCGTCGTCCAGGCCGTTGCGCATCCGTGCCACCCGTCGGTGTTTCTCGAACGGACCAGCGCGGAGCAGTGGGCCGACACGTTCGGCGGGATCAGCGCGCCTCAGGATGTCGTCGCGGCGGTCGACGAGGCGGCCGGCCGGGATCGCGTCGAGGCGGTTGTCCGGGCTATCTACGGCCCGGTCCTCGACGTGCACTGGGTCACCGTGAAGCAACTCGCCGTACTGGAGCCGACGCTGGTCGAAACAGTCGCTTGCATGGTCGGCACACTGTTGAAGGACGCGCTGCACGAGACCGTGCACACGGTCGGCGTACCCGAGCCGGCGGCTCGTGCGATCCTCTACGGGCATGTCCAGATCGCGCTCACGAACGCGCTGCGCGGGTCGCACGCGTTCTCCGAGGCGTGTGAGATCGCGATAGCCTACGGCCGCGAGACGATCATCAAGGACGACTGGAAGCGCATCTTCGACGACGCTGAGCTCGATCGGGTGGTCACGAGAATGCTCAGGATCTGA
- a CDS encoding carbohydrate-binding protein, translating to MRRTLGLTVAVGVVAAGLAAGGGQAMAERGSVVRGTYSAGAAHAWQPLPTTYVGNDGPAGTTIVVDPSAARQRYTGVGFSLDETSVSNLWKLTPEQRDRAVRLLVDPKTGAGFDRFRLTIGSPDLIEHLPFWSYDEPPAGIAEDRDLKYFSIKRDVDLHIVDTVKLIQKYNPRATFFASAWSAPAWMKTNNRFTGEVALQPGSTTSYYQVGKLRDDCIDVFAKYYAKYLQAYAKYGIDVDALTLLNEPGIDVVYPAMDISVAQQQKLAVAIKREVRRAGLRTQLYVHDFNFWDWRDPNSTATKNYHRIFDDPKTRAAADALAFHPYWGDPTVMRDAYEEFGKPVEMTETSDLNPETILDYFRLDASSYVMWAQTTDQDGGTLHWTPARDNNVDWAEVGRTTKWPNRLVTVNTSTKTFSVRDELYAMGQFAKYLGPEHTRVESSGTANGISNVVFKDAGDNFVAIVGNANATPSTVRITLAGRSFAVTVPAGAYATYRWHGQVPHRSHAPRFQDVQPVIADQYRTTQFQLRATDRDGDRLAYYATDLPAGVTLDAVTGLVTVHPTVSGEQNLKFRVTDGAAHDDVTVLVTTRPHGAPAGERIEAESYVAQHGWTEGGANFIESNPAASGGKNVGWTAAGNWLQYRVDVAQGTYNLELRVANGSGAPAPDAISIRDASGAVLSKVTVPDTGGWAGYQSISTRIPLPAGDQPLTVYCETGGFNLDYLQLSS from the coding sequence GTGAGGCGGACTCTGGGGCTGACGGTCGCCGTCGGAGTGGTGGCGGCAGGACTCGCAGCGGGCGGCGGGCAGGCGATGGCGGAGCGCGGGTCGGTGGTGCGGGGCACGTACTCGGCAGGCGCCGCGCACGCGTGGCAGCCGTTGCCGACGACGTACGTCGGGAACGACGGGCCGGCCGGTACGACGATCGTCGTGGACCCGAGCGCCGCCCGGCAGCGGTACACCGGGGTCGGGTTCTCGCTCGACGAGACCAGCGTGTCGAACCTCTGGAAGCTGACGCCCGAGCAGCGCGACCGGGCGGTCCGGCTGCTGGTCGACCCGAAGACCGGCGCCGGGTTCGACCGGTTCCGGCTGACGATCGGCAGCCCGGACCTGATCGAGCACCTGCCGTTCTGGTCGTACGACGAGCCGCCGGCCGGGATCGCCGAGGACCGGGACCTGAAGTACTTCTCGATCAAGCGGGACGTCGACCTGCACATCGTCGACACCGTGAAGCTGATCCAGAAGTACAACCCGCGGGCGACGTTCTTCGCCTCGGCGTGGAGCGCGCCCGCCTGGATGAAGACCAACAACCGGTTCACCGGCGAGGTCGCGCTGCAGCCGGGCAGTACGACGTCGTACTACCAGGTCGGCAAGCTCCGCGACGACTGCATCGACGTGTTCGCGAAGTACTACGCGAAGTACCTGCAGGCGTATGCGAAGTACGGGATCGACGTCGACGCGCTGACGCTGCTCAACGAGCCGGGGATCGACGTCGTCTACCCGGCGATGGACATCAGCGTCGCGCAGCAGCAGAAGCTCGCGGTCGCGATCAAGCGCGAGGTGCGGCGGGCCGGGCTGCGGACCCAGCTGTACGTGCACGACTTCAACTTCTGGGACTGGCGGGACCCGAACAGTACGGCGACCAAGAACTACCACCGGATCTTCGACGACCCGAAGACCCGGGCCGCGGCGGACGCGCTCGCGTTCCACCCGTACTGGGGCGACCCGACGGTGATGCGGGACGCGTACGAGGAGTTCGGAAAGCCTGTGGAGATGACGGAAACCAGCGATCTGAATCCGGAAACGATTCTCGACTACTTCCGCCTGGACGCGTCGTCGTACGTGATGTGGGCGCAGACCACCGACCAGGACGGCGGAACGCTGCACTGGACGCCGGCCCGGGACAACAACGTCGACTGGGCCGAGGTCGGCCGGACGACGAAGTGGCCGAACCGGCTGGTGACCGTGAACACGAGTACGAAAACGTTTTCGGTCCGGGACGAGCTGTATGCGATGGGGCAGTTCGCGAAGTACCTCGGGCCGGAGCACACGCGGGTCGAGTCGAGCGGTACGGCGAACGGGATCAGCAACGTGGTGTTCAAGGACGCGGGGGACAACTTCGTCGCGATTGTTGGGAACGCCAACGCAACACCGAGCACGGTACGGATCACGCTGGCGGGCAGGTCGTTCGCGGTGACCGTGCCGGCTGGTGCGTACGCGACGTACCGCTGGCACGGTCAGGTGCCGCACCGGAGTCATGCGCCGCGGTTCCAGGACGTCCAGCCGGTGATCGCCGACCAGTACCGGACCACGCAGTTCCAGTTGCGGGCGACCGATCGCGACGGCGATCGGCTGGCGTACTACGCGACCGACCTGCCGGCCGGTGTCACGCTCGACGCCGTCACCGGGTTGGTGACCGTTCATCCAACGGTTTCCGGCGAGCAGAATCTCAAGTTCCGGGTCACCGACGGCGCGGCGCACGACGACGTCACGGTGCTGGTCACAACGAGGCCGCACGGTGCGCCGGCGGGGGAGCGGATCGAGGCGGAGTCGTACGTCGCCCAGCACGGCTGGACCGAGGGCGGCGCGAACTTCATCGAGAGCAACCCGGCGGCGAGCGGCGGGAAGAACGTCGGGTGGACGGCGGCGGGGAACTGGCTGCAGTACCGCGTGGACGTCGCGCAAGGGACGTACAACCTCGAACTCCGGGTCGCCAACGGATCCGGTGCCCCGGCTCCCGATGCGATCTCGATCCGCGACGCCAGTGGTGCTGTCCTCAGCAAAGTCACGGTCCCCGATACCGGAGGCTGGGCCGGCTATCAGTCGATCAGCACCCGGATTCCACTTCCGGCAGGCGACCAGCCGCTCACCGTCTACTGCGAGACCGGCGGCTTCAACCTCGACTACCTCCAGTTGAGCAGCTAG
- a CDS encoding CGNR zinc finger domain-containing protein — protein sequence MATKSDRLRVQQVIVDLANSMPHGDQPELIQDVTDLKGLMTTWIVTESAAPTKADVESLHKFRARLRAVFIAPDRQAKISIVNELLSGADIHPRLVEHDGLPLHVHYFQPYTSLADHLVADCAMVLCLMFEAGEADRLKECVAPDCGTVFIDRSKNRSRLYCDSQACGNRLHAAAYRARAATAN from the coding sequence GTGGCTACCAAATCCGACAGACTTCGCGTGCAACAGGTAATCGTCGATCTGGCCAACTCGATGCCACACGGCGACCAGCCAGAACTGATACAGGACGTGACGGATCTCAAAGGCCTGATGACGACCTGGATCGTGACGGAGTCGGCCGCACCGACGAAGGCGGACGTGGAATCGCTGCACAAATTCCGTGCTCGACTGCGGGCAGTCTTCATCGCGCCTGACAGGCAAGCCAAGATCAGCATCGTCAACGAGCTGCTGAGCGGCGCCGACATCCACCCGCGGCTCGTGGAGCACGACGGGCTACCCCTCCACGTACATTACTTTCAGCCGTACACCTCGCTGGCCGATCACCTGGTGGCCGACTGCGCCATGGTGCTGTGTCTGATGTTCGAGGCGGGCGAAGCCGACCGCCTGAAGGAATGCGTTGCCCCTGACTGCGGCACGGTGTTCATCGACCGATCGAAGAACCGGTCCCGCCTCTACTGCGACAGCCAGGCCTGCGGCAACCGCCTGCACGCCGCCGCCTACCGGGCCCGCGCCGCCACCGCCAACTGA
- a CDS encoding N,N-dimethylformamidase beta subunit family domain-containing protein, with protein MGAARTLAAGVLVLAVASACQGSTNKASNDGGPTSAPTSGTSSSPVKADEQWRIPVRQVAGPLELAGYADQVSVRSGQSFRLFVTSPAGDFTVRAFRIGWYGGAGAKLIWTSADLPRKAQPKQILTKDRMITAINWSPTTTVQTKGWPAGSYLLLLRASNGASKGKETYVPIVVRSDTARGAVLIVSGVNTDQAYNGWGGYNLYVGGPKHTHDQRSLMVTFDRPYGYNPARGVLHDNLPLVQLAERSGVRLAYATSVDLQADPGLLNGARGIVFGGHDEYWSLPMRAAVTKARDAGTNLAFLGANSVYRRMRYAADPHGPNRIIVDYKDAGLDPIHNAPDTTVNWRQNPHANPENSLVGMLYECFPASGAFTVHDPNFFLFAGTGAKAGSAYPGLVGNEADRAYPIKGTPANLQVVAHSPTTCAKRHTFSDSTYYTVKSGAGVFATGSIEWVRALLGPDAKYGSGPASVAFAQKVTLNLFTALAAGPMGRTHPAVGNLASVHDLPTTSTGTGGPIGNAPGSSGD; from the coding sequence ATGGGGGCTGCGCGGACACTGGCGGCCGGCGTACTCGTGCTGGCCGTGGCGAGTGCTTGCCAGGGCTCGACGAACAAGGCGTCGAACGACGGCGGGCCGACCTCGGCACCGACGAGCGGTACGTCGAGTTCGCCGGTCAAGGCCGACGAGCAGTGGCGGATTCCGGTCCGTCAGGTGGCCGGGCCGCTGGAGCTGGCCGGGTACGCGGACCAGGTGAGCGTCCGGAGCGGGCAGTCGTTCCGGCTGTTCGTCACCTCGCCCGCGGGCGATTTCACCGTCCGGGCCTTCCGGATCGGCTGGTACGGCGGTGCAGGCGCGAAGCTGATCTGGACCTCGGCGGACCTCCCGCGCAAGGCGCAGCCGAAACAGATCCTGACGAAGGACCGGATGATCACCGCGATCAACTGGTCGCCGACGACGACCGTCCAGACCAAGGGCTGGCCCGCCGGCAGCTACCTGTTGTTGCTCCGGGCATCCAACGGCGCATCGAAGGGCAAGGAGACCTACGTCCCGATCGTGGTCCGGTCCGACACCGCCCGCGGCGCCGTCCTGATCGTCAGCGGGGTCAACACCGACCAGGCCTACAACGGATGGGGCGGATACAACCTGTACGTCGGCGGGCCCAAGCACACGCACGACCAGCGGTCGCTGATGGTCACCTTCGACCGTCCGTACGGCTACAACCCCGCCCGCGGGGTCCTCCACGACAACCTCCCGCTGGTCCAATTGGCCGAGCGGAGCGGCGTACGACTCGCGTACGCGACCAGCGTGGACCTCCAGGCCGACCCCGGGTTACTCAACGGCGCCCGAGGGATCGTCTTCGGCGGGCACGACGAGTACTGGTCGCTGCCCATGCGCGCGGCGGTCACCAAGGCGCGTGACGCCGGTACGAACCTCGCGTTCCTCGGCGCCAACTCGGTCTACCGGCGGATGCGCTACGCCGCCGATCCGCACGGCCCGAACCGGATCATCGTCGACTACAAGGACGCCGGGCTGGACCCGATCCACAACGCGCCCGACACCACGGTCAACTGGCGGCAGAACCCGCACGCGAACCCGGAGAACAGCCTGGTCGGCATGCTCTACGAATGCTTCCCGGCGAGCGGCGCGTTCACGGTCCACGACCCGAACTTCTTCCTCTTCGCGGGCACCGGCGCCAAGGCGGGATCGGCGTACCCGGGTCTGGTCGGCAACGAGGCGGACCGGGCCTACCCGATCAAGGGAACGCCGGCCAACCTGCAGGTGGTGGCGCACTCCCCGACGACCTGCGCCAAGCGGCACACGTTTTCGGACTCGACGTACTACACCGTGAAGTCCGGCGCCGGCGTCTTCGCCACCGGCAGCATCGAGTGGGTCCGCGCGCTGCTCGGCCCGGACGCGAAGTACGGCTCCGGCCCCGCATCGGTGGCCTTCGCCCAGAAGGTGACCCTGAACCTGTTCACCGCTCTGGCCGCCGGCCCGATGGGCCGAACCCATCCCGCCGTCGGCAACCTCGCCTCGGTGCACGACCTCCCCACAACCTCCACCGGCACCGGCGGCCCGATCGGCAATGCCCCAGGGTCGAGCGGCGACTGA
- a CDS encoding FadR/GntR family transcriptional regulator translates to MTEGQNTPFIRTRFRPVERLSTASLVARQLIQQLGAERFPVGARLPSERDLAQMLGVGRSTLREAITALELLGLVEVRPGSGSYLRADSTQLLAKALELSLALGEPEVADLVEVREHLELLAARLAATRAKDTDIERLRVHVDEMRAAGNHVEAFAVADLAFHLEIATIAQNDVLLSLLKSLQSLLTEWFERTLRVPGTMEATLTEHETVFTAIEQGDPAAAQSAMASLMTAADERVRHSS, encoded by the coding sequence GTGACCGAGGGGCAGAACACGCCGTTCATCCGGACCCGGTTCCGGCCGGTCGAGCGGCTGTCGACCGCCAGCCTGGTCGCCCGCCAGCTGATCCAGCAACTCGGCGCCGAACGGTTCCCGGTCGGCGCCAGACTCCCGTCCGAGCGCGACCTGGCCCAGATGCTCGGCGTCGGGCGCTCGACGTTGCGCGAGGCGATCACCGCGCTCGAACTGCTCGGCCTGGTCGAGGTACGCCCCGGGTCGGGTTCCTATCTGCGCGCGGACAGCACCCAACTGCTCGCGAAGGCGCTCGAGCTGAGCCTGGCGCTGGGCGAGCCCGAGGTCGCAGACCTAGTCGAGGTCCGCGAACATCTCGAACTGCTCGCCGCCCGCCTGGCCGCCACTCGCGCCAAGGACACCGACATCGAGCGCCTCCGGGTTCACGTCGACGAGATGCGTGCCGCCGGCAACCACGTGGAGGCGTTCGCGGTCGCCGACCTGGCGTTCCATCTGGAGATCGCCACGATCGCGCAGAACGACGTACTGCTGAGCCTGCTCAAGAGCCTGCAGTCCCTGCTCACCGAGTGGTTCGAGCGGACCCTCCGCGTGCCGGGCACGATGGAGGCCACACTCACCGAGCACGAGACCGTCTTCACCGCGATCGAGCAGGGCGACCCCGCCGCGGCCCAGTCCGCCATGGCCAGCTTGATGACCGCCGCCGACGAACGCGTACGGCACTCCAGCTAG
- a CDS encoding DUF1345 domain-containing protein has product MSSDVTRAALLHPVLRLTIAVVVGGAALLVVGVFGNFPLGVLSGISVATATFVGTGVAVLWPMSADRTREFARREDFRPFAEELIVVITALASLSGIGVLLVLGNSGTRHTAAAVGLVGVFMTWATVHLMYAARYAHLYFREPEGGIDFNNEAEVPSYRDFFYFSYNLGMTFQVSDTSVSTSAIRAVVLRHCLLAYVFSTVILAATINLVAGIASS; this is encoded by the coding sequence ATGTCTTCCGACGTGACACGTGCTGCGCTGCTCCATCCAGTCCTCCGGCTGACGATCGCAGTGGTCGTCGGTGGTGCCGCCCTGCTCGTCGTCGGCGTTTTCGGAAACTTTCCGCTGGGTGTGCTTTCCGGGATTTCCGTCGCGACCGCGACCTTCGTCGGGACCGGGGTCGCCGTGCTCTGGCCGATGTCGGCGGACCGGACCCGGGAGTTCGCGCGGCGCGAGGACTTCCGGCCGTTCGCCGAGGAGCTGATCGTCGTGATCACCGCGCTCGCCAGCCTGAGCGGCATCGGCGTACTGCTGGTGCTCGGCAACTCCGGGACCCGGCACACGGCCGCGGCGGTCGGGCTCGTCGGGGTGTTCATGACCTGGGCGACGGTGCACCTGATGTACGCCGCGCGGTACGCCCACCTGTACTTCCGGGAGCCCGAGGGCGGGATCGACTTCAACAACGAGGCCGAGGTCCCGTCGTACCGGGACTTCTTCTACTTCAGCTACAACCTCGGCATGACCTTCCAGGTGTCGGACACGAGCGTGTCCACCAGCGCGATCCGGGCGGTGGTGCTGCGGCACTGCCTGCTGGCGTACGTGTTCTCGACGGTCATCCTGGCCGCGACCATCAACCTGGTCGCCGGAATCGCCTCGAGCTGA
- a CDS encoding glyoxalase: MTTLGGVVLEVTDVASAERFLTDAFGLDDRVRARESSAETNGFRGFTVSLTVGQPSTVTSLFESAVAAGATVVKPVTKSLWGYGGVVQAPDGTIWKVATSAKKDTGPATREIDSVVLLLGCEDVAESKKFYVDHGLTVARSFGRKYVEFDATGPVKLGLYARKALAKDAGVPAEGSGSHRIALTMDTGTFVDPDGFTWEPVQKLAQS; encoded by the coding sequence ATGACAACTCTTGGCGGTGTGGTGCTGGAAGTGACCGACGTTGCGTCGGCGGAGCGATTCCTGACGGATGCGTTCGGGCTGGACGACCGTGTACGGGCGCGTGAGTCCAGCGCGGAAACGAACGGTTTCCGTGGGTTCACGGTGTCGCTGACCGTGGGACAGCCGAGTACGGTGACCAGTCTGTTCGAGTCGGCGGTCGCCGCCGGCGCGACGGTGGTGAAGCCGGTGACCAAGTCGCTGTGGGGGTACGGCGGCGTGGTGCAGGCGCCGGACGGGACGATCTGGAAGGTGGCCACGTCGGCGAAGAAGGACACCGGTCCGGCGACGCGCGAGATCGACTCCGTCGTACTGCTGCTCGGTTGCGAGGATGTGGCCGAGAGCAAGAAGTTCTACGTGGACCACGGGCTGACCGTGGCGAGAAGCTTCGGACGCAAGTACGTCGAGTTCGACGCCACCGGTCCGGTGAAGCTGGGGCTGTACGCGCGGAAGGCGCTGGCCAAGGACGCGGGTGTACCGGCTGAAGGCAGCGGCTCGCACCGGATCGCGCTCACCATGGACACAGGCACCTTCGTCGACCCGGACGGCTTCACCTGGGAGCCCGTACAGAAGCTGGCGCAGTCCTAG
- a CDS encoding polysaccharide deacetylase family protein, translating into MPIVLLLGAVVAVWGLHALISGENRKARASESAPPAATSSPEPSARPTGPIKQGHGKVVYLTFDDGPDRVWTPRVLAMLAKHGAHATFFMLAQHSRRLPDLVDEVRAAGDAVGNHSVSHPKLTKLSPAALHAQVANGIQSRCFRPPYGATDHRVLAEIRRDGLQQVLWDVDPRDWSRPGVAVIVKTGAGSCETGCDRDHARRRRQSGTDRGGVGHDPA; encoded by the coding sequence TTGCCGATCGTCTTGCTGCTCGGGGCGGTCGTCGCGGTCTGGGGCCTGCATGCGCTGATCTCCGGCGAGAACCGGAAAGCGCGTGCCAGTGAGTCGGCACCTCCAGCTGCCACGTCGTCGCCGGAACCGTCGGCCCGGCCGACCGGTCCGATCAAGCAAGGACACGGGAAGGTCGTCTATCTGACCTTCGACGACGGCCCGGACCGAGTCTGGACGCCGCGGGTGCTCGCGATGCTGGCGAAGCACGGCGCGCACGCGACGTTCTTCATGCTCGCCCAGCACTCCCGCCGGCTCCCGGACCTGGTCGACGAGGTCCGCGCGGCCGGTGACGCGGTCGGAAACCATTCGGTGTCGCACCCGAAACTGACCAAGCTGTCACCGGCGGCGCTGCACGCGCAGGTAGCGAACGGCATCCAGTCGAGATGTTTCCGCCCGCCGTACGGCGCGACCGACCACCGCGTGCTGGCGGAGATCCGTCGCGACGGCCTGCAGCAGGTGCTCTGGGACGTCGACCCCAGGGACTGGTCGCGCCCCGGCGTGGCGGTGATCGTCAAAACGGGTGCTGGCAGCTGTGAAACCGGGTGCGATCGTGATCATGCACGACGGCGGCGGCAATCGGGCACAGACCGTGGCGGCGTTGGGCATGATCCTGCCTGA